The DNA window TCCACCGTCGTCGGGCCGTCCGCCAGGGTCACCTTCGCCCCGGAGCCGTGCACGGTCTCGAACCCGGTGGCCGCCTCCAGGTCGCGCAGGCGCGCCAGTGCGGCGCCGCTGAGTTCCCGCTCGCGCAGCGCGGCGACCTCCTCGGCCAGCGCGTCCGCCCGGCTCTGCAGCTCGGCGGTCTCGCCGCGCCGGTTCTCCACCTGGTCGACCAGCTCGTCACGGGCCTGGGTGCGGGCCGGCTCCTCGGCGACCGTCTGCTGGTAGGCGACCACCAGCAGGAAACCGATCACCAGCAGGACGACGGCTGTCGAGGCGGCCGCCGTCCGCCGGGCGGCGCCGGTGCGGCCCCGGCCCTCGGCCTTACGGGCGGCGGCGTCGGCGTAACCGGGGTCGAGCGGGTTCTGGAAGAGGGCGGTCAGGAAGTCCGGGCCGTACGTCCGCTTGCCCGAGCCGCCGTCCGGATCCGGAACCGTCACGGCTCGACCGTCCGCGGCGGCGCGGTCCGCGGCTCTGCCCGGTCGGCCCGCAGCAGCTGCGTCACCTGGATCAGGTAGAGCACCGCGGCCGCCCAGTACAGCGCCAGCGCCCACCAGGCCAGCCCCCAGCCGGTCGGGTACGCCCACGACTCCCACGCCGGAACGGCTTTCGCCAGCAGGATGATCGGGAACGCGGCGAGCAGCAGGAACGTGCCGGTCTTGCCGACGTAGTGGACGGGGAGCGGACCGTACCCATGCCGGCGCAGCACCATCAGCGCCACGCCCATCACCGCTTCGCGGAGCAGCAGCGCGCCGGTGAACCACCACGGGACCACGTCCCGCACGGTGAAGCCGATCAGCGTGGCCAGGATGTAGAGCCGGTCCGCGAACGGGTCGAGCAGCTCACCGAGGCGGCTCACCGAGTTCATCCGGCGGGCCAGGTAACCGTCGACCCAGTCGGTCGAGCCGCCGATCGCCAGCACGATCACCGCGGCGACGTCGTGCTTCGCGACGAGCAGCAGGTAGAGGAAGAGCGGGACGCCGGCGAGCCGGAGAAAGCTGATCACGTTGGGAAGGGTGAAGATGCGGTTGGAGGTCTCGATGGACGGCGCAGGTCGCTGCGACATCACGACTTCCTCTCCCCCTCGGCCCGGGCCCCCGCTCGGCGCCTGACTCGTGGCCGGGCCTCACGGCTCCGCCCACTCGCCGAGCAACTATAACCAGCCGCGTTCCCGTGCCCGACGCGCAGTCACAGGTGCCACACCCTCTAATGCATCCTAGGAGGCTAGACCAATGGCCGAGCCTGGGCGTCACCCGAGTGGTATACCAGTGTCTGCTTTCACATCCTCGCCCGGCGATCTCCGTTCGCCCAGGTCACGCCGGACAGCCACGCGAACACACCCGGTGATCGGCGGTTGGCAATCCGTCACCGCAGGTTCAAGCTGAAGGCGTGTTGTCGGTGAAACATGAGATCCACAGCGTGGATCAGGCGCAGCAGGTGCTCAACGAGTCGTTCTACGCGATGGACGTCGAGGTGCTCGCCCCCCGGCCGGACTGGACCGCCTCGTTCGCCGTCGGCGGCGACGACACGGTCATGATCGGCGACCTGCACCTCGGCGTGGACGTGCGGGTCGACGCCGGCGAGCTCGGGGCGTACCACGTGAACCTGCCGCTCTCCGGCCAGATGGTCTTCCGGCAGGGCCGCTCCGGCCCGTGGCTCGCCTCCACCACGCGCGCCGGGGTCTACCTGCCGACCGGGCACACCGTCGTGGACCGCTGGTCCGGCGACTGCCGGATCATCGCCGTGAAGATCAGCCGCGCCGAGCTGGAGAACCACCTGTCGCTGATCCTGGACGCGCCGGTCCGCGGCCCGATCGACCTGACACCCCAGCTCGACGTCAGCCGCGGCGCCGGCGCCGCCTGGGCCCGGCTGGCCCGGATGATCGCCGCCGACACCGCCGACGCCGGGCTCACCGGTCATCCGGTGATCGGCGCCCGGCTGCGCGAGACACTGGTCAGCGGCCTGCTGACGGCGAGCGGCCATCGGTACCGGGACGCCATGGAGCGCCACCGGCCGGCCCTGGCGGCGCCCGGGGCGATCCGGCGGGTGGCCGAGGCGATGCGCGCGCAGCCGGGCCGTCCGTT is part of the Actinoplanes missouriensis 431 genome and encodes:
- a CDS encoding DUF881 domain-containing protein, whose protein sequence is MTVPDPDGGSGKRTYGPDFLTALFQNPLDPGYADAAARKAEGRGRTGAARRTAAASTAVVLLVIGFLLVVAYQQTVAEEPARTQARDELVDQVENRRGETAELQSRADALAEEVAALRERELSGAALARLRDLEAATGFETVHGSGAKVTLADGPTTVDPVTGERRTESRVKDTDLQLATNALWSAGAEAISINGQRLTATSTIRQAGEAILVNVQPVASPYEVVAIGPGDLAGDFRKGYAGHFFETLVGRYGMSFEATEVKDVTLEAATELKLRVATPSTPPPAPSGSSSSSPDGSGSPAPSGSASEGGR
- a CDS encoding CDP-alcohol phosphatidyltransferase family protein gives rise to the protein MSQRPAPSIETSNRIFTLPNVISFLRLAGVPLFLYLLLVAKHDVAAVIVLAIGGSTDWVDGYLARRMNSVSRLGELLDPFADRLYILATLIGFTVRDVVPWWFTGALLLREAVMGVALMVLRRHGYGPLPVHYVGKTGTFLLLAAFPIILLAKAVPAWESWAYPTGWGLAWWALALYWAAAVLYLIQVTQLLRADRAEPRTAPPRTVEP
- a CDS encoding AraC family transcriptional regulator: MKHEIHSVDQAQQVLNESFYAMDVEVLAPRPDWTASFAVGGDDTVMIGDLHLGVDVRVDAGELGAYHVNLPLSGQMVFRQGRSGPWLASTTRAGVYLPTGHTVVDRWSGDCRIIAVKISRAELENHLSLILDAPVRGPIDLTPQLDVSRGAGAAWARLARMIAADTADAGLTGHPVIGARLRETLVSGLLTASGHRYRDAMERHRPALAAPGAIRRVAEAMRAQPGRPFTVADLAAIAGVGVRSLQLGFQRYAGMPPMTYLRQLRLGLVHEELRRAAPGTTVAQVAYRYGFTHHSRFAAAYRRRYGVTPSHTLHC